The segment ATCTACTTCCCGTATCCGCAACCGTTTCGAGGGGATCTCGCGCGCGGGCAGGGCGTGCTGTTAATGGTGTTCAGCCGTCACGGCATCCGAGAAGCGGCCGCCGCGCCACACTGATCCGGGCGAGATCGTTCGATTCGACCACTCCGATGGGTCAGAGGATCAGCATCGCGTCCCCGAAGCTGTAGAAGCGGTAGTGTTCCCGGATCGCCTCCGCGTACGCGCGGAGGAGGCGCTCCCGACCGGCAAACGCGCTCGCCAGCATCACGAGCGT is part of the bacterium genome and harbors:
- a CDS encoding S-adenosylmethionine:tRNA ribosyltransferase-isomerase, which translates into the protein TLVMLASAFAGRERLLRAYAEAIREHYRFYSFGDAMLIL